A genomic stretch from Colwellia sp. Arc7-635 includes:
- the flgJ gene encoding flagellar assembly peptidoglycan hydrolase FlgJ, with product MTTRIADAQNFLDVNGLNSIRQDAKSGDKESKEAALEQAAKQFEAIFMQMLMKSMRKSQDVLASDSPFNSESTKFYRDMHDQQMSLELSNNGALGLSELIVRQLGGDSDNFTPHNILRSDGNLDSRKNVRVSESPLLSRSSLVNDSTASEDLNEDRQTNGSIAAQAAKLLQTPVFSEPKDFVTALIPEAKRVQEKINIPFEVVIAQAALETGWGQKIIKTDSGESSNNLFNIKADSRWAGEKTHKETLEFENGAMVKKREPFRVYDSIGQSVNDYLDLLTGSERYEGALEQSTNVEQFLHNLQGAGYATDPNYAKKIMGTLRTVTGLLNK from the coding sequence ATGACAACACGGATTGCAGATGCACAAAACTTTTTAGATGTTAATGGTCTAAACTCGATTCGCCAAGATGCAAAATCAGGTGATAAAGAGAGTAAAGAAGCGGCCTTAGAGCAAGCAGCTAAACAGTTTGAAGCGATTTTTATGCAGATGCTAATGAAGAGCATGCGTAAATCTCAAGATGTGTTGGCATCTGATAGTCCGTTCAATTCCGAGTCAACAAAGTTTTATCGTGACATGCATGACCAACAAATGTCACTTGAACTATCTAACAATGGCGCTTTAGGTCTTTCTGAGTTAATTGTTCGTCAATTAGGTGGCGACAGCGATAACTTTACCCCGCACAACATTCTACGTTCAGATGGCAACCTTGATAGTCGAAAAAATGTGCGAGTGAGTGAGTCACCTCTTTTAAGTCGCTCTAGTTTAGTCAATGATTCGACAGCTTCAGAGGATCTTAATGAAGATCGTCAAACAAATGGCTCTATCGCCGCACAAGCGGCAAAATTATTACAAACGCCAGTATTTTCAGAGCCCAAAGACTTTGTTACCGCGCTTATTCCTGAAGCAAAACGTGTGCAAGAAAAAATTAATATTCCGTTTGAAGTTGTTATTGCTCAAGCTGCGCTTGAAACCGGTTGGGGTCAAAAAATAATTAAAACTGATAGTGGTGAAAGCTCGAACAACTTGTTTAATATTAAAGCAGATAGCCGCTGGGCTGGCGAGAAGACACATAAAGAAACGCTTGAGTTTGAGAATGGCGCTATGGTGAAAAAACGTGAACCTTTTAGGGTTTATGATTCTATTGGACAAAGCGTTAATGACTACTTAGATCTATTAACTGGTAGCGAACGATATGAAGGTGCTTTAGAACAATCGACAAATGTGGAACAATTTCTGCATAACCTACAAGGTGCTGGTTATGCAACCGATCCTAATTACGCTAAAAAGATAATGGGAACACTTCGGACAGTAACTGGCTTATTAAATAAATAG
- the flgK gene encoding flagellar hook-associated protein FlgK, protein MSINLYQTGVSGLLAAQQQLATVGHNIANVNTEGYTRQRAEQGAMLGNVNGGNYIGSGTYVQDITRIYDQFSHKEQLLSQSNLGNADSLSIQLNQLNEIMTFSGDAISGSIDRFYQAMNGIADNPSDLGLRSIALSQAEILASDFNTLNANFDQLEKSTNGEIEQMASKISQISLEIAKINEQVLQNGNLTVAGQPNDLLDKRDQLVGQLGEYTSVNTIQDTHGVMTVMIGNGSTLVAGITPLTVSVQSGDPDPLQTKLQLNSANGKVALDGSKLGGAIAAKLEYRDEHLVKARSEINRLAMAISETLNQAQSQGLDLDAQTGRDLFTDINGSDMQASRVLDFSANTGSLSASVNITDVSLVPTDEFEVKFDGTDYIMTNKNDGTISNLGAPGAGTYATGFGFEFNENSGAPATEDRFTLRPTENSAALMKVTLTDGKSIAASGTVDVNASANNVSDGAVNIINVTDPEAARAYTEGTNSQLTVDVYESGAGTFEYRVYDAANPPPSPVLDSGTFTGGVPKVINMPPSPATAAFQIEISGTPTGQGALAREEFTLSDAFGPGNGRNASFIAATQEQAIVGNSTQTFSQGLAVTTADIGSKASSAQLVAGTAEALFTQAYNRNQSTSGVNLDEEAANMIKFQQAYQASSRIISVANTIFDTLLAAV, encoded by the coding sequence ATGTCGATTAATCTTTATCAAACGGGTGTTAGTGGCTTATTAGCTGCTCAACAGCAGTTAGCGACCGTAGGGCATAACATTGCAAACGTTAATACCGAAGGTTATACCCGTCAGCGTGCTGAACAAGGCGCTATGCTTGGTAATGTTAATGGTGGTAATTATATTGGCTCAGGCACCTACGTCCAAGATATTACCCGAATTTATGATCAATTCTCCCATAAAGAACAACTACTCAGTCAAAGTAATCTTGGTAATGCCGATTCACTTAGTATCCAGCTAAATCAGCTAAATGAAATAATGACATTTTCTGGTGATGCTATCAGTGGCTCAATAGATAGATTCTATCAAGCAATGAACGGTATTGCTGATAATCCAAGTGATTTAGGCCTGCGCAGTATTGCGTTAAGCCAAGCAGAAATACTTGCCAGTGACTTCAATACCTTAAATGCAAATTTTGATCAGTTAGAGAAATCGACTAACGGCGAAATTGAGCAAATGGCTAGCAAAATTTCACAAATATCGTTAGAGATTGCAAAAATAAATGAACAAGTTTTGCAAAATGGCAACCTTACCGTAGCAGGTCAGCCCAATGACTTACTCGATAAGCGCGATCAACTTGTGGGTCAATTAGGTGAATACACCTCAGTAAATACTATTCAAGACACTCATGGTGTAATGACTGTGATGATTGGCAATGGCTCAACACTTGTTGCAGGTATCACGCCTTTAACGGTTAGTGTGCAATCAGGTGATCCCGATCCATTGCAAACAAAATTACAACTCAATAGTGCTAATGGCAAAGTGGCGCTTGATGGCTCAAAACTCGGAGGTGCTATCGCCGCGAAGCTAGAATATCGTGACGAGCATTTGGTTAAGGCTCGTAGTGAAATTAATCGCCTGGCGATGGCTATTTCTGAAACGTTAAACCAAGCACAGTCGCAGGGTTTAGATTTAGATGCACAGACAGGCCGAGATTTATTCACTGATATTAATGGCAGTGATATGCAAGCGTCACGAGTTTTAGATTTTTCAGCGAACACCGGGTCTTTGAGTGCCAGCGTGAATATTACGGATGTCTCTTTAGTACCAACTGATGAGTTTGAAGTTAAATTTGATGGTACTGATTACATCATGACTAATAAAAATGATGGCACGATATCTAACCTAGGTGCACCAGGGGCGGGGACCTATGCAACGGGGTTTGGTTTTGAATTTAATGAAAATTCAGGCGCTCCTGCGACAGAAGATCGTTTTACCCTTCGCCCAACAGAAAATAGTGCCGCTTTGATGAAAGTAACATTAACTGATGGTAAAAGCATTGCGGCCAGTGGCACTGTCGATGTTAATGCTAGTGCAAATAACGTCAGTGATGGCGCTGTTAATATTATTAATGTCACCGATCCCGAAGCAGCAAGAGCGTACACGGAAGGGACAAATAGCCAATTAACTGTTGATGTTTATGAGAGTGGCGCGGGCACATTTGAATATCGTGTTTATGATGCTGCTAACCCACCACCATCACCTGTATTAGACTCCGGTACTTTCACAGGAGGGGTCCCAAAAGTTATTAATATGCCACCATCACCTGCGACGGCTGCATTTCAAATTGAAATATCCGGAACACCAACTGGGCAAGGGGCATTGGCGAGAGAAGAATTTACCCTCTCTGACGCATTTGGCCCCGGTAATGGTCGTAATGCTAGCTTTATTGCTGCAACTCAAGAACAAGCGATTGTTGGCAACAGCACTCAAACATTTAGTCAGGGCCTAGCCGTGACAACCGCTGATATAGGCTCAAAAGCAAGTTCTGCTCAACTTGTTGCTGGTACAGCTGAAGCACTTTTCACGCAAGCTTATAATCGCAACCAATCAACTTCGGGTGTCAACTTAGATGAAGAAGCCGCGAATATGATCAAATTTCAGCAAGCCTATCAGGCTTCATCTCGAATTATATCGGTCGCAAATACTATTTTCGACACCTTATTAGCCGCGGTTTAA
- a CDS encoding flagellar hook assembly protein FlgD, with protein sequence METVSGSSPLDNIRWQQEATTSEADSNRGMLTQEDFFALLTTELSHQDPTKPVENNEMISQMTAFSTTDGVSQLNEQFTGFAASMSSSQALQASSLVGRSVLVDDNVFGMETGEEVKGKLVTDKAASNVNIYVENVAGEIVQTVPVGSVKAGEFTFTWDGQGSNGEPAPEGAYRFRVAGLVDGEANELQAMTYRKVDSVTLAGAGGSILLNLNGGSSMKLSDVVEVTQG encoded by the coding sequence ATGGAAACAGTATCTGGTTCAAGTCCATTAGATAATATTCGTTGGCAGCAAGAAGCGACAACATCCGAGGCGGATTCCAACCGCGGTATGTTAACGCAGGAAGATTTCTTTGCCTTGCTGACCACAGAGCTTTCGCATCAAGATCCAACTAAGCCCGTTGAAAATAATGAGATGATCTCTCAGATGACTGCATTCTCTACAACAGATGGTGTGAGTCAGCTAAATGAACAATTTACCGGTTTTGCTGCCTCAATGTCTTCTAGTCAGGCATTACAGGCATCGTCATTAGTCGGTCGAAGTGTTTTAGTCGACGATAATGTTTTTGGTATGGAAACTGGTGAAGAAGTTAAGGGTAAATTGGTAACGGATAAAGCGGCAAGTAATGTCAACATCTATGTTGAAAACGTTGCTGGAGAAATCGTTCAAACGGTTCCTGTTGGTAGTGTTAAAGCCGGTGAGTTTACCTTTACCTGGGATGGACAAGGTTCGAATGGAGAACCTGCACCTGAAGGAGCTTATCGTTTTCGCGTTGCTGGTTTAGTTGATGGCGAAGCCAATGAATTACAAGCTATGACTTATCGAAAAGTTGACAGTGTTACGTTAGCTGGAGCGGGTGGTAGTATTTTATTAAATCTTAATGGTGGCAGCTCGATGAAACTATCGGATGTTGTTGAAGTAACACAAGGTTAA
- the flgF gene encoding flagellar basal-body rod protein FlgF → MDKMLYIAMSGAKQNMQALSITANNLANAKTTGFKADLANARSMQAFGEGLPTRVFSMTERAGQNFDSGALLTTGRDLDIAIQGQGWLTVQTEDGSEAYTRNGQFKLSDNGALETARGDLVMGDNGPIFLPLPVNNINISADGTIMVQPEGAPNNVQEEVGRIKLVNPDNRFLEKGSDGLFRRKDGNNEPADISVQVASGALESSNVNPIGEMTDMIALQRQFEMQLKMMKTAEEVDASAASLLRAF, encoded by the coding sequence ATGGATAAGATGCTGTATATCGCCATGAGCGGTGCCAAGCAAAATATGCAAGCCTTATCAATCACTGCTAATAATCTGGCTAACGCTAAAACCACAGGCTTTAAAGCCGATTTAGCTAACGCAAGATCGATGCAAGCTTTTGGTGAAGGGCTACCTACACGGGTATTCTCTATGACTGAGCGAGCGGGCCAAAACTTTGACAGTGGTGCTTTACTCACAACCGGACGTGATTTAGATATTGCGATTCAGGGCCAAGGTTGGTTAACCGTACAAACTGAAGATGGCAGTGAGGCCTATACGCGCAACGGCCAATTTAAATTAAGTGACAACGGTGCACTTGAAACGGCCCGTGGCGATTTAGTGATGGGCGACAATGGTCCTATCTTTTTACCTTTGCCAGTCAATAACATTAATATTTCAGCTGACGGGACCATTATGGTTCAACCTGAAGGAGCGCCTAACAACGTTCAAGAAGAAGTTGGCCGTATTAAATTGGTTAATCCGGATAATCGTTTTTTAGAAAAAGGCAGTGACGGCTTATTTCGTCGTAAAGATGGCAATAACGAACCGGCTGACATTTCGGTACAAGTCGCAAGTGGGGCATTAGAGTCAAGTAACGTAAACCCAATTGGCGAAATGACCGATATGATTGCGCTGCAACGTCAATTTGAAATGCAGTTAAAAATGATGAAAACCGCAGAAGAAGTTGATGCAAGTGCAGCTTCATTATTACGTGCATTTTAA
- the flgH gene encoding flagellar basal body L-ring protein FlgH, with the protein MKNQRSPLISTLCTLSIVAVLSAGCASTEQSQTLPNDPDFAPILPEMDDEPLVPTGSLFRVNYVNNIYSDSKAHRVGDIISVILSESTQAQKNAKTELTKENSATLNPITGFGGAAINIKKQAIQFGYNQTSDFSGDSKANQGNSLSGNISVHVLRVLPNGNLMIRGEKWMSLNNGDEYIRLTGIVRSEDISSSNTVTSSKVANARIQYAGTGAFADTQEQGWLSKFFSSSWWPL; encoded by the coding sequence ATGAAAAATCAACGATCTCCGTTAATATCAACTTTATGTACTCTTAGTATTGTTGCTGTGTTATCTGCGGGCTGTGCCAGTACTGAGCAGTCACAAACTTTGCCAAACGATCCTGACTTCGCACCTATTTTGCCTGAAATGGATGATGAACCTTTAGTGCCTACGGGGTCACTGTTTAGAGTTAATTATGTTAATAACATTTATTCTGATTCTAAAGCCCACCGTGTTGGCGATATTATTTCGGTTATTTTAAGTGAAAGCACGCAAGCACAAAAGAACGCTAAAACAGAATTAACAAAAGAGAATAGTGCCACGCTTAACCCTATTACTGGCTTTGGTGGTGCAGCAATTAATATTAAAAAACAAGCAATACAATTTGGTTATAACCAAACATCAGATTTTTCTGGTGACTCAAAAGCTAACCAAGGTAATAGCTTGTCGGGCAATATTTCTGTTCATGTGCTGCGAGTCCTACCTAATGGAAACTTGATGATCCGCGGCGAAAAGTGGATGTCTTTGAATAATGGTGATGAATATATTCGCTTAACCGGTATCGTGCGCTCAGAAGATATTAGTTCTAGTAATACAGTTACCTCGAGCAAAGTCGCGAATGCTCGCATTCAATACGCAGGAACGGGCGCTTTTGCTGACACACAAGAACAAGGCTGGTTATCAAAATTTTTCAGCAGTTCATGGTGGCCTCTTTAG
- the flgE gene encoding flagellar hook protein FlgE has product MSFNIALSGLNAAQKDLDVTSNNIANVNTTGFKESRAEFVDVYAASLLSSGKTKVGDGVLTADVAQQFSQGSIQFTNNALDLAITGNGFFATVPELGSLETSYTRAGQFKLNQDNFIVNSQGGHLLGFPVNPDGTSASVSLSTAEPIRIPTASGAPQQSSEVDIRMNLPAGDAYITGAPGNFDQGDPLTFNHSTSVTIFDSLGDSHTMTYYFVKDNPSTNPNEWMVFAAVDGEMVDLESDAALNNPLGGSTSGPLASRALPVPPYTAADTGVVGARLTFSSSGDFIGQVPSLAEGGLQTRALGASILSNGADDTQTIKVDFNLDVLAPNPNEPTQFASNFEVTSLQQDGLAVGRLTGIDIGTDGLVRATYSNGTSEPLSRIAMVNFANEQGLTQVGSTGWKESITSGEALAGEGGSGTFGTINSSALEQSNVNLTSELIDLISAQRNFQANSRALEVDNQLNQTILQIR; this is encoded by the coding sequence ATGTCATTTAATATCGCATTGAGCGGACTAAACGCAGCTCAAAAAGACCTGGATGTTACATCCAATAACATTGCAAATGTAAACACAACCGGCTTTAAAGAGTCGCGAGCAGAATTTGTTGATGTCTATGCAGCGTCTCTTTTATCATCAGGTAAAACTAAAGTGGGCGACGGTGTTTTGACCGCCGATGTTGCACAACAGTTTTCCCAAGGTAGCATCCAATTTACTAACAATGCTCTAGATTTAGCAATTACCGGTAACGGTTTTTTCGCTACGGTACCTGAGCTAGGTAGTTTAGAAACGTCTTATACCCGTGCTGGTCAATTTAAATTGAACCAAGACAATTTTATTGTTAATTCACAAGGCGGCCATTTATTAGGCTTTCCAGTGAATCCAGATGGTACATCTGCTTCGGTAAGTTTAAGTACAGCCGAGCCTATTCGTATTCCTACCGCTTCTGGTGCTCCTCAGCAGTCATCTGAAGTTGATATTCGTATGAATTTACCGGCTGGCGATGCCTATATTACAGGTGCTCCTGGTAATTTTGATCAAGGAGATCCGTTAACTTTTAATCATTCAACCTCAGTAACAATATTTGACTCTCTGGGTGATAGTCATACGATGACTTATTATTTTGTTAAAGATAATCCATCAACCAACCCTAATGAGTGGATGGTTTTTGCTGCGGTCGATGGTGAAATGGTTGATTTAGAATCTGATGCAGCGTTGAATAATCCTCTTGGTGGTAGCACATCTGGACCCTTAGCGAGTCGCGCGCTACCTGTACCACCATATACGGCAGCAGATACCGGTGTTGTTGGCGCAAGGTTAACATTTAGTTCATCAGGTGACTTTATTGGTCAGGTGCCAAGTTTAGCTGAGGGCGGATTACAGACTCGGGCATTAGGTGCCAGTATCTTGTCAAATGGTGCTGATGATACACAGACTATCAAAGTTGATTTTAATTTAGATGTTCTAGCGCCAAACCCAAATGAGCCAACACAGTTTGCTTCTAACTTTGAAGTTACTTCTTTACAGCAAGATGGTTTAGCCGTAGGTCGATTAACCGGTATTGATATTGGTACTGATGGTTTAGTTCGAGCAACTTATAGTAATGGTACATCAGAGCCTTTATCTCGTATTGCTATGGTTAACTTTGCAAATGAGCAAGGTTTAACACAAGTGGGCAGTACAGGTTGGAAAGAGAGTATTACTTCAGGTGAAGCGCTTGCTGGTGAAGGGGGGTCGGGAACTTTTGGTACCATCAACTCTTCAGCATTAGAGCAATCTAATGTTAACTTAACATCTGAATTAATTGACTTAATTTCAGCTCAACGTAACTTCCAAGCTAACTCACGTGCACTGGAAGTTGATAATCAGCTAAACCAGACTATCTTACAAATTCGTTAA
- the flgB gene encoding flagellar basal body rod protein FlgB: MAISFEKAFGIHPQSLQVRAQRAELIAGNIANADTPGYKAKGMDFKAALAQASSRQQTGMTRTNEKHFDVRMELNNGVDFRVPDQPDTGDGNTVDVQVERNLYLENSMEYQASLQFLDSKIKGLKKAITGG; encoded by the coding sequence ATGGCTATTAGTTTTGAAAAAGCATTTGGCATTCACCCGCAAAGTTTACAAGTACGTGCTCAACGTGCAGAACTTATTGCCGGCAATATAGCCAATGCTGACACGCCAGGCTACAAAGCTAAAGGTATGGACTTCAAAGCAGCCTTAGCGCAAGCCAGTTCCAGACAACAAACCGGTATGACTCGCACCAATGAAAAACATTTTGATGTTCGCATGGAACTCAATAATGGTGTCGATTTTCGTGTGCCAGATCAACCAGATACAGGCGATGGTAATACTGTAGATGTACAAGTGGAACGAAACTTGTATCTAGAAAACTCTATGGAATACCAAGCAAGCCTACAATTTCTTGATAGTAAGATTAAGGGCTTGAAAAAAGCCATCACTGGAGGGTAA
- the flgL gene encoding flagellar hook-associated protein FlgL produces MRVSTAQFYFQSSQQLTSKQSSVNDQINYLSSGKRVITAKDDAVSYGTLAGYKDELANIEKYQRNIIQAENRNSLQDISFGNAENLMQELKRIFTQANNGTLSDQDLESLAEQARNSQAQLLDIANTKDETGGYIFAGYQIHKEPFSLQLDNTVTYQGDSGVRELQIAKNVSVETNQPGDVAFSNIPNEIGDFSANYIQNESGFSVNNATITDPSSYDTATNPPDYKFTFSLPNDLTVTDANNVVVVPTAPYTAGQTIAFNGIEVQLSGNPLPGDEVNISPEQNISIFNTIKSAIDWMQTGSTPTNPLQHEVDYAEILSQLDQGLNHMTTRRSESGIRLQLIDSQESNHADSELTLASGKSNIEDLDFAKAVSNFEQSKVALQAAQQSFVQVKDLNLFNYI; encoded by the coding sequence ATGAGAGTTTCAACAGCCCAATTCTATTTTCAAAGTAGCCAACAGTTGACGAGTAAACAGTCGAGTGTGAATGATCAAATTAATTATTTATCAAGTGGCAAAAGAGTGATTACCGCTAAAGACGATGCCGTTTCATACGGCACGCTTGCTGGCTATAAAGACGAGCTTGCCAATATCGAAAAGTATCAGCGTAATATCATTCAAGCTGAAAATAGAAACTCTTTACAAGATATTTCTTTTGGTAATGCCGAAAATTTAATGCAAGAACTCAAGCGAATTTTCACTCAAGCCAATAATGGTACGTTATCCGATCAAGATCTTGAATCGTTAGCTGAACAGGCAAGAAACTCTCAGGCCCAGTTACTTGATATTGCTAATACTAAAGATGAAACAGGCGGCTACATCTTTGCAGGATATCAAATTCATAAAGAACCTTTCTCTTTGCAGTTAGATAATACGGTGACATACCAGGGAGACAGCGGTGTTAGAGAGCTGCAAATAGCAAAAAATGTTTCTGTTGAAACCAATCAGCCAGGTGATGTCGCGTTTTCTAATATTCCAAACGAAATTGGCGATTTTAGCGCTAACTATATTCAAAATGAATCGGGTTTTAGTGTCAATAATGCCACGATTACTGATCCAAGCAGTTACGACACGGCAACGAATCCACCTGACTATAAATTTACTTTTAGCTTACCAAATGATCTAACCGTAACCGATGCTAATAATGTTGTGGTTGTACCAACGGCTCCATATACCGCAGGGCAAACCATTGCCTTTAATGGAATTGAAGTTCAGTTAAGTGGCAACCCTTTGCCGGGCGATGAAGTTAATATTTCCCCTGAGCAAAATATAAGTATTTTTAACACAATAAAAAGTGCTATCGATTGGATGCAAACGGGTAGTACGCCTACAAACCCACTGCAGCATGAAGTTGATTACGCTGAGATATTGTCACAGCTTGATCAAGGACTAAATCATATGACCACTCGCCGTAGTGAGTCAGGTATTAGGCTGCAGCTAATCGATAGTCAAGAAAGTAACCATGCGGATTCAGAACTCACTCTTGCTTCCGGTAAATCAAACA
- the flgC gene encoding flagellar basal body rod protein FlgC: MSLFNVFSISGSGMSAQSVRLNTTASNIANADSVSSSIDQTYRARHPVFAAEMQKAAAGQNEAVGVQVLGVVESNKPLNIEYAPDHPMADGEGYIYKPNVNVIEEMTNMISASRSYQTNVQLAESAKNMLNKTLTLGKS, translated from the coding sequence ATGAGCCTATTTAATGTATTTTCTATCTCCGGCTCGGGGATGAGCGCGCAATCAGTGCGTTTGAATACTACGGCCAGTAATATAGCTAACGCCGATAGCGTTAGCAGTAGTATCGATCAAACATATCGTGCACGCCATCCAGTTTTTGCCGCTGAGATGCAAAAAGCTGCCGCAGGACAAAATGAGGCAGTAGGCGTTCAGGTACTTGGTGTTGTTGAAAGTAATAAACCGCTGAACATTGAATATGCTCCTGATCATCCGATGGCCGATGGCGAGGGTTATATTTATAAGCCGAACGTAAATGTTATTGAAGAAATGACCAATATGATTTCTGCTTCACGTTCATATCAGACCAATGTGCAATTAGCTGAATCAGCAAAAAATATGCTGAATAAAACGCTAACACTTGGCAAAAGCTAA
- the flgG gene encoding flagellar basal-body rod protein FlgG: protein MNPALWISKTGLDAQSKEIAVISNNLANASTVGFKKSRAVFEDLLYQTINQPGGRSAQDTEMPSGLMLGAGTKVVATQKIHTQGDMLNTDNALDMMIQGEGMFEILMPDGSSAYSRNGQFTMDDEGNIVTPGAGYLMQPQITVPEDALSIIISQDGEVSVTLQGQAEPAVVGQINTINFVNPTGLQPIGQNLYVETAVSGAPQEGVPGLEGYGMIVQGALETSNVNTTEELVNLIESQRVYEMNSKVISAVDQMLSYINQQL, encoded by the coding sequence ATGAACCCAGCATTATGGATCAGTAAAACGGGCTTAGATGCCCAGTCTAAAGAAATTGCGGTTATTTCCAATAATTTAGCGAACGCCAGTACGGTTGGCTTTAAGAAAAGTCGTGCAGTATTTGAAGATTTACTTTATCAAACTATTAATCAACCTGGTGGGCGTTCAGCACAAGATACTGAAATGCCGTCTGGTTTAATGTTAGGTGCTGGTACTAAAGTTGTGGCAACACAAAAAATTCATACCCAAGGCGATATGCTAAATACCGATAATGCACTGGACATGATGATCCAAGGCGAAGGTATGTTTGAAATTCTAATGCCTGATGGTTCATCTGCCTATTCTCGAAATGGCCAATTCACCATGGATGATGAGGGCAATATCGTTACGCCTGGCGCTGGTTATTTAATGCAGCCACAAATCACCGTACCAGAAGATGCGTTGAGTATTATTATTTCGCAAGATGGAGAAGTCTCTGTCACGTTGCAAGGTCAAGCTGAACCGGCTGTTGTTGGACAAATTAATACGATAAATTTTGTTAACCCAACAGGGTTACAACCCATTGGACAAAATTTATATGTTGAAACGGCAGTCAGTGGTGCGCCTCAAGAAGGTGTCCCTGGTTTAGAAGGTTACGGCATGATAGTGCAAGGAGCACTAGAAACGTCGAATGTAAATACCACTGAAGAATTAGTTAACCTCATTGAGAGTCAGCGCGTTTATGAAATGAATTCAAAAGTTATTTCAGCGGTTGATCAAATGCTTAGCTATATCAATCAACAATTATAG
- a CDS encoding flagellar basal body P-ring protein FlgI, protein MKKYLYSFLCLTLLVFVPETNAQRIKDLADVAGVRSNQLIGYGLVVGLPGTGEQSPFTEQSFKTMLSNFGIKMPDNLKPKIKNVAAVAVHAELPAFSKPGQRIDVTVSSMGSAQSLRGGTLIQTILMGLDGNAYAVAQGSLIVSGLGAEGLDGSKVIANTPTVGRIANGAMVEREVLSPFSSGDHITFNLHNADFTTAKRLSDTINNLIAGSARAIDAASVKVTAPRDAADRVSFLATLENLEFEPGSPSAKIIVNSRTGTIVIGADVRLLPAAITHGGITVTINELANVSQPNAFAEGETVATNQSIIDVKQDDSRMFVFNPGVTLDALVRAINQVGAGPGDVMAILEALDQAGALRGDLIII, encoded by the coding sequence ATGAAAAAATATCTATACAGTTTTTTATGTCTTACGTTATTGGTGTTCGTACCTGAGACAAATGCGCAACGTATTAAAGATTTAGCTGATGTGGCTGGTGTACGTAGTAATCAGTTAATTGGTTATGGTTTAGTAGTGGGTTTACCGGGCACAGGTGAACAAAGTCCTTTTACTGAGCAAAGCTTTAAAACGATGCTAAGTAATTTTGGCATCAAAATGCCAGATAACTTAAAACCAAAAATTAAAAATGTTGCCGCTGTTGCTGTACATGCAGAATTGCCTGCGTTTTCAAAACCAGGACAAAGAATCGATGTCACAGTTTCGTCTATGGGTAGTGCACAAAGTTTGCGTGGCGGAACTTTAATTCAAACTATCTTAATGGGACTTGACGGCAATGCTTATGCGGTTGCCCAAGGTAGTTTAATTGTGAGTGGTTTAGGCGCTGAAGGCCTTGATGGTTCAAAAGTCATTGCTAATACCCCTACCGTTGGTCGTATTGCTAATGGTGCTATGGTTGAACGCGAAGTGTTGTCACCATTTTCATCAGGTGATCACATTACCTTTAATCTTCATAATGCTGATTTTACGACGGCAAAACGCCTCTCAGATACCATTAATAATTTAATTGCTGGTTCAGCACGCGCAATTGATGCTGCGTCAGTAAAAGTTACAGCGCCTAGAGATGCGGCAGACCGCGTTAGTTTCCTGGCAACACTCGAGAATTTAGAATTTGAGCCTGGCTCACCTTCAGCAAAAATTATTGTTAACTCTCGAACCGGTACCATTGTCATTGGCGCTGATGTTCGCCTGTTACCGGCAGCAATCACTCATGGTGGCATTACAGTAACCATTAATGAATTAGCCAATGTGTCGCAACCTAATGCTTTTGCTGAGGGTGAAACAGTAGCAACTAATCAATCAATAATTGATGTAAAACAAGACGATTCACGGATGTTTGTTTTCAACCCTGGCGTGACTTTAGATGCATTAGTACGTGCAATAAACCAAGTTGGCGCAGGACCTGGTGATGTTATGGCGATTCTCGAAGCCCTAGATCAAGCTGGCGCATTACGTGGAGATTTGATCATTATTTAA